A DNA window from Anastrepha ludens isolate Willacy chromosome 6, idAnaLude1.1, whole genome shotgun sequence contains the following coding sequences:
- the LOC128866428 gene encoding H/ACA ribonucleoprotein complex subunit 4 — protein sequence MAEIEIKKEKKKKRIKEEPIDVDIGVLQKTGDFSVKPSEISAKLDASQWPLLLKNFDKLNVRTNHYTPLPHGSSPLSRDIKEYMKSGFINLDKPSNPSSHEVVAWIKKILKVEKTGHSGTLDPKVTGCLIVCIDRATRLVKSQQSAGKEYVAIFKLHSPVESVAKVRQGLEKLRGALFQRPPLISAVKRQLRVRTVYDSKLLDYDEARNMGVFWVSCEAGSYIRTMCVHLGLVLGVGGQMLELRRVRSGIQSERDGMVTMHDVLDAMYLYENHKDESMLRRVIKPLEGLLVNHKRIIMKDSSVNAVCYGAKIMLPGVLRYEDGIEIDQEIVIVTTKGEAICLAVAQMTTATMASCDHGVVAKIKRVIMERDTYPRKWGLGPKASAKKALIAAGKLDKYGRPNENTPKEWLTGFVDYNAKKPEAAVAQKTTPINGTSTEEGKKRKLSASSQDENTMAAAEATSEKREKKKKKHKADKESVEESVLAVAAEETESTEKSKKKKKKKDKDKEKDSQE from the exons ATGGCAGAAATTG AAATCaagaaggaaaagaaaaagaaaaggatcAAGGAAGAACCCATCGATGTGGACATCGGTGTATTGCAAAAAACAGGTGACTTTTCGGTGAAGCCGTCTGAGATATCGGCGAAATTAGATGCTTCGCAATGGCCATTACTATTGAAAAATTTCGACAAGTTGAATGTGCGCACCAATCACTACACACCATTACCTCATGGGTCTTCTCCGCTTAGCAGAGATATTAAAGAATATATGAAATCTGGTTTTATCAATTTGGATAAACCATCTAACCCCAGTTCGCATGAAGTAGTCGcatggataaaaaaaattttaaaggttGAGAAAACTGGACATTCTGGAACATTGGATCCAAAAGTTACAG GATGTCTCATTGTATGCATTGATCGTGCCACCCGCCTAGTTAAATCACAACAGAGTGCTGGTAAAGAATATGTTGCCATCTTTAAGTTACATTCTCCAGTAGAATCTGTGGCAAAAGTTCGTCAAGGATTGGAAAAGTTACGTGGTGCCCTTTTCCAACGGCCACCATTGATTTCTGCAGTCAAACGACAATTGCGTGTACGTACAGTTTATGATAGCAAACTGTTGGACTACGATGAGGCTCGTAATATGG GTGTTTTTTGGGTTAGCTGTGAGGCTGGGTCTTATATTCGAACCATGTGCGTGCATTTGGGCCTAGTTCTAGGCGTAGGAGGTCAAATGTTAGAGCTGAGGCGAGTGCGTTCTGGAATACAGTCTGAGCGTGATGGTATGGTCACAATGCACGATGTTTTGGATGCCATGTACCTGTATGAGAATCATAAAGATGAGTCCATGTTAAGACGAGTAATAAAACCACTAGAAGGCTTACTTGTTAACCACAAGCGCATCATAATGAAAGACAGTTCG GTAAATGCCGTTTGTTATGGTGCTAAAATTATGTTACCCGGTGTATTACGTTACGAAGACGGCATTGAGATTGATCAAGAAATTGTTATCGTAACGACTAAGGGTGAGGCGATTTGTTTAGCTGTCGCACAGATGACTACAGCAACAATGGCGTCTTGTGACCACGGTGTCGTCGCTAAGATCAAACGAGTTATCATGGAGAGAGATACTTATCCGCGTAAATGGGGCTTAGGACCGAAGGCATCGGCAAAAAAAGCACTAATTGCTGCAGGAAAGTTAGACAAAtatggacgtccaaatgaaaaTACACCCAAGGAGTGGCTAACTGGATTCGTGGATTATAATGCGAAGAAACCAGAGGCAGCTGTAGCACAAAAAACTACACCAATAAACGGTACCAGCACAGAGGAGGGCAAGAAG CGTAAGCTTAGTGCGTCCAGCCAAGATGAAAACACAATGGCAGCAGCTGAGGCTACGTCAGAAAAGagggaaaagaaaaagaagaagcacAAAGCGGACAAAGAGAGTGTCGAGGAAAGTGTGCTAGCTGTTGCGGCTGAAGAAACAGAATCAACAGAAAAgtcaaagaaaaagaagaagaaaaaagataaagacaaagagaaGGATAGCCAAGAGTAA
- the LOC128866111 gene encoding borealin-like gives MPRTKVSKSTKRFRETSNSEEKLREFEASFDGYMHTLKAKGETQIKAIADKLDMLLMLTDSSILQLVMGDLLTFNLTKLEDCKQFANTLPTSNNGTLKKKSTKQLNPNDEGYLTEDSANGGSNIGVSTSTLTAYSGPSVKQQPQRGRTPGPLSSARARRPRRSRSVCDDIMHVSSVKSAKSSSSVMDTHISRSKMRTPTASRSKAFSADRTSQLCGQQFPSTTSVQSPAAAFLRWPKPGEVVLSKCGSPVVAQVMPDKYANVNIPTRNGVFSLRPKKLDDLKSDIIDAIDQDTLNQIRTLHDNLNMIMKLADSSVQK, from the exons ATGCCGCGCACTAAAGTTTCCAAATCCACTAAGCGGTTTCGCGAGACATCCAATTCTGAAGAGAAATTGCGGGAGTTCGAAGCTTCTTTCGATGGCTATATGCACACTTTGAAGGCAAAAGGCGAAACGCAGATCAAAGCCATTGCAGACAAACTAGATATGTTATTAATGCTCACAGATTCGAGTATTCTTCAATTGGTAATGGGTGATTTACTGACCTTC AATTTGACAAAGCTCGAAGATTGCAAACAATTTGCTAATACTTTACCTACCAGTAACAACGgcactcttaaaaaaaaatctaccaaaCAATTAAACCCCAACGATGAAG GTTACCTTACAGAGGATAGCGCAAATGGCGGCAGTAACATTGGCGTCTCGACGTCAACCTTAACTGCGTACAGTGGGCCATCTGTAAAACAGCAGCCACAGCGTGGTCGTACTCCCGGGCCGTTAAGTTCAGCTCGTGCTCGACGCCCGCGTCGTAGTCGCTCAGTTTGCGATGACATAATGCACGTGTCGTCAGTTAAATCCGCAAAAAGTTCATCGAGTGTAATGGATACACATATTTCCCGCAGCAAAATGCGCACTCCGACAGCTTCGCGTTCCAAAGCCTTCAGTGCTGATCGCACGTCGCAATTGTGTGGGCAACAATTTCCTTCGACAACGTCGGTGCAATCGCCGGCGGCAGCATTTTTGCGTTGGCCTAAACCTGGCGAAGTGGTGTTATCCAAATGTGGAAGTCCAGTCGTAGCGCAAGT caTGCCGGACAAATACGCAAATGTAAATATTCCTACACGGAATGGAGTATTTTCTTTACGCCCAAAGAAACTGGATGACTTGAAATCGGACATAATCGATGCAATCGATCAAGACACACTCAACCAAATAAGAACATTGCACGATAACTTAAATATGATTATGAAACTGGCAGATAGTTCAGTGCAGAAATAG